A genome region from Manis javanica isolate MJ-LG chromosome 3, MJ_LKY, whole genome shotgun sequence includes the following:
- the SON gene encoding protein SON isoform X4 encodes MATNIEQIFRSFVVSKFREIQQELSSGRNEGQLNGETNAPSEGNQAGDVAASSRSLPNEEIVQKIEEVLSGVLDTELRCKPDLKEASRKSRCVSVQTDPTDEIPTKKSKKHKKHKNKKKKKKKEKEKKYKRQPEESESKLKSHHDGNIDLESDSFLKFDSEPSAMALEHPVRVFGLSETSESAVVLEPPILSMEISEPHTLETLKPATKTAELSVASASVISVQSEQSVAVMLEPSTTKVLDSFATAPVPTTAVVLKSSEPVVTMSVEYQTKSVLKSLESIPPEPSKIMLLEPPVAKVLEPSETLVSSEIPTEVHPEPSTSTTMDFPESAATEVLRLPEQPVEVPLEIADSSMTRPQELLELPKTTPLELPESSVASVMELPGPPATSMLELQGPPVTPVLELPGPSATPVPELPGPLSTPVPELLGPPATAVPELPGPSVTSVPQLSQELPGLPAPSMGLEPPQEVPEPPVMAQELPGLPVVTAAVELPGQPAVTVAMELTEQPVTTTELEQSVGMTTVEHPGQPEVTTATGLLGQPEAAMVLELPGQPVATTALELPGQPSVTGVPELPGLPSATRALELSGQPVATGALELPGQLMAAGALEFAGQSGAAGALELLGQPLATGVLELPGQPGAPELPGQPVATVALEISVQSVVTTELSTMTVSQSLEVPSTTALESYNTVAQELPTTLVGETSVTVGVDPLMAQESHMLASNTMETHMLASNTMDSQMLASNTMDSQMLASNTMDSQMLASSTMDSQMLATSSMDSQMLATSSMDSQMLATSSMDSQMLATSSMDSQMLATSSMDSQMLATSSMDSQMLATSSMDSQMLATSTMDSQMLATSTMDSQMLATSSMDSQMLASGAMDSQMLASGSMDAQMLASGTMDAQMLASSTQDSAMLGSKSPDPYRLAQDPYRLAQDPYRLGHDPYRLGHDAYRLGQDPYRLGHDPYRLTPDPYRMSPRPYRIAPRSYRIAPRPYRLAPRPLMLASRRSMMMSYAAERSMMSSYERSMMSYERSMMSPMAERSMMSAYERSMMSAYERSMMSPMAERSMMSAYERSMMSAYERSMMSPMADRSMMSMGADRSMMSSYSAADRSMMSSYSAADRSMMSSYAADRSMMSMAADSYTDSYTDTYTEAYMVPPLPPEEPPTMPPLPPEEPPMTPPLPPEEPPEGPTLSTEQSALTAENTWPTEVPALPPEESVSLPETVSQNEISEPSALLANYSVSASEPSVLTSEAAVTAPEPPLEPESSVMSTPAESAVATEEHEIVPERPVTYISENSMLAEPSMLTSEPTIMSETAETFDSMRASGHTASEVSISLMEPAVTIPEPSQQSTLELPAMAVSELPVMAVPEPLAVAVPAPAVMAVPELPAVVVAEHPAVAVPEYPAVAVPEYPAVAVLDPPAESLLEPMALAEPEHVTIPVPHVSALEPTVPGLEPTVSVLQPNVIVSEPSVSVQESTVTVLESAVTISQQTQVISTETVLESTPMILESSVIKGMNLLSGDQSLAPEIGTQEIPMHSNEESHAEGHQKNDPFESELGINIDNINNHLIAKEMEYNAVSAVITGAVGEIGEEKILPISETKQCTVLDTCPSVSEADIGETLSSTGPLAPEPDAMGTSMGIELGVASAFSSISKYDVEVSLTTQDTEHDMVISTSPSGGSEADIEGPLPAKDIHLDLPSNFITKDAEGPLPVEESDQTLAVALSPKESSGENKEVPLPTKEILFDSGFSANIDDINEADLVRPLLPKDMERLTSLRAGIEGPLLASDVERDKSTASPVVISIPERASESSSEEKDDYEIFVKVKDTHEKSKKNKNRDKGEKEKKRDSSLRSRSKRSKSSEHKSRKRTSESRSRARKRSSKSKSRRSQTRSRSRSRRRRRSSRSRSKSRGRRSVSKEKRKRSPKHRSKSRERKRKRSSSRDNRKTVRARSRTPSRRSRSHTPSRRRRSRSVGRRSFSISPSRRSRTPSRRSRTPSRRSRTPSRRSRTPSRRSRTPSRRSRTPSRRRRSRSVVRRRSFSISPVRLRRSRTPLRRRFSRSPIRRKRSRSSERGRSPKRLTDLNKAQLLEIAKANAAAMCAKAGVPLPPNLKPAPPPTMEEKVAKKSGGATIEELTEF; translated from the exons ATGGCGACCAACATCGAGCAGATTTTTAGGTCTTTCGTGGTCAGTAAATTCCGGGAAATTCAACAGGAGCTTTCCAG TGGAAGAAATGAAGGCCAGCTCAATGGTGAAACAAATGCACCTAGTGAAGGAAACCAGGCAGGTGATGTagctgcctcctccaggagccTACCAAATGAAGAAATAGTTCAGAAGATAGAGGAAGTACTTTCTGGGGTCTTAGATACAGAACTACGATGTAAGCCAG ACCTGAAGGAGGCCTCCAGAAAAAGTAGATGTGTGTCTGTACAAACAGATCCAACTGATGAAATTCCCACCAAAAAGTCAAAGAAgcataaaaagcacaaaaataaaaagaagaaaaagaagaaagagaaggaaaaaaagtacaaaagacAGCCAGAAGAATCTGAATCAAAGCTGAAATCACATCATGATGGGAACATAGATTTAGAATCGGATTCCTTTTTGAAGTTTGATTCTGAACCTTCAGCGATGGCACTGGAGCATCCTGTAAGAGTGTTTGGCCTGTCTGAGACCAGTGAATCTGCAGTTGTGTTAGAACCTCCTATACTATCAATGGAGATCTCAGAGCCACACACCTTAGAAACTCTGAAGCCAGCTACAAAAACTGCAGAACTGTCAGTTGCATCTGCATCAGTAATCTCAGTGCAGTCAGAGCAGTCTGTGGCAGTAATGCTGGAACCATCCACGACAAAGGTTCTGGATTCTTTTGCAACAGCACCAGTGCCTACCACAGCAGTAGTGCTAAAGTCATCTGAGCCAGTTGTAACAATGTCGGTGGAGTATCAGACAAAGTCTGTGCTGAAATCTTTGGAGAGCATACCTCCAGAGCCATCAAAGATCATGTTGTTGGAGCCTCCAGTAGCAAAAGTGCTAGAGCCATCAGAAACCCTTGTGTCATCAGAGATACCTACTGAGGTGCACCCTGAGCCAAGCACATCAACAACAATGGATTTTCCAGAGTCAGCTGCAACTGAAGTGCTAAGATTGCCAGAGCAGCCTGTAGAAGTACCATTGGAGATTGCAGATTCATCCATGACAAGACCACAGGAGTTGCTGGAGCTGCCCAAGACCACACCGTTGGAGCTGCCGGAGTCGTCGGTGGCCTCAGTGATGGAGTTGCCGGGGCCACCTGCGACCTCCATGCTGGAGTTGCAGGGGCCCCCTGTGACTCCAGTGCTGGAGTTACCTGGGCCCTCTGCTACCCCGGTGCCAGAGTTGCCAGGGCCCCTTTCTACCCCAGTGCCTGAGTTGCTAGGGCCCCCTGCGACAGCGGTGCCTGAGTTGCCGGGGCCCTCTGTGACATCAGTGCCACAGTTGTCGCAGGAATTGCCAGGGCTTCCAGCACCATCTATGGGGTTGGAGCCACCACAGGAGGTACCAGAGCCACCTGTGATGGCACAGGAGTTGCCAGGGCTGCCTGTGGTGACAGCAGCAGTAGAGTTGCCAGGGCAGCCTGCGGTAACAGTAGCAATGGAGTTGACCGAACAACCTGTGACGACGACAGAGTTGGAGCAGTCCGTGGGGATGACAACGGTGGAACATCCTGGGCAGCCTGAGGTGACAACGGCAACAGGGTTGCTGGGGCAGCCTGAGGCAGCGATGGTGCTGGAGTTGCCAGGACAGCCAGTGGCAACAACAGCGCTGGAGTTGCCAGGGCAGCCTTCGGTGACTGGGGTGCCAGAGTTGCCAGGGCTGCCTTCGGCAACTAGGGCACTGGAGTTGTCGGGGCAGCCTGTGGCAACTGGGGCACTGGAGTTGCCTGGGCAGCTCATGGCAGCTGGGGCACTGGAGTTTGCGGGGCAGTCTGGGGCAGCTGGAGCACTGGAGCTTTTGGGGCAGCCTCTGGCAACAGGGGTGCTGGAGTTGCCAGGGCAGCCTGGGGCGCCAGAGTTGCCTGGGCAGCCGGTGGCAACTGTGGCGCTGGAGATCTCTGTTCAATCTGTGGTGACAACGGAGCTGTCAACGATGACCGTGTCGCAGTCCCTGGAGGTGCCCTCGACGACAGCGCTGGAATCCTATAATACGGTAGCACAGGAGCTGCCTACTACATTAGTGGGGGAAACTTCTGTAACAGTAGGAGTGGATCCCTTGATGGCCCAGGAATCCCATATGTTAGCTTCTAACACCATGGAGACCCATATGTTAGCATCCAACACCATGGATTCCCAGATGCTAGCGTCCAACACCATGGACTCCCAGATGCTAGCATCCAACACCATGGACTCCCAGATGTTAGCCTCTAGCACCATGGACTCCCAGATGTTAGCAACCAGCTCCATGGACTCCCAGATGTTAGCAACCAGCTCCATGGACTCCCAGATGTTAGCAACCAGCTCCATGGACTCCCAGATGTTAGCAACCAGCTCCATGGACTCCCAGATGTTAGCAACCAGCTCCATGGACTCCCAGATGTTAGCAACCAGCTCCATGGACTCCCAGATGTTAGCAACCAGCTCCATGGACTCCCAGATGTTAGCAACCAGCACCATGGACTCCCAGATGTTAGCAACCAGCACCATGGACTCCCAGATGTTAGCAACTAGCTCTATGGATTCCCAGATGTTAGCATCTGGCGCTATGGACTCTCAGATGTTAGCTTCCGGCTCCATGGATGCCCAGATGTTAGCGTCTGGTACCATGGATGCCCAGATGTTAGCATCTAGTACCCAAGATTCTGCTATGTTGGGTTCAAAATCTCCTGATCCTTACAGGTTAGCTCAAGATCCTTACAGGTTAGCTCAGGATCCCTATAGGTTAGGTCATGACCCTTACAGGTTAGGCCATGATGCTTACAGATTAGGGCAGGATCCTTACAGATTAGGCCATGATCCCTACAGACTAACTCCTGATCCCTACAGGATGTCACCAAGACCCTATAGGATAGCACCCAGGTCCTATAGAATAGCTCCCAGGCCATATAGGTTAGCACCTAGACCCCTGATGTTAGCATCTAGACGTTCTATGATGATGTCCTATGCTGCAGAACGTTCCATGATGTCATCTTACGAACGCTCTATGATGTCTTATGAGCGGTCTATGATGTCCCCTATGGCTGAGCGCTCTATGATGTCAGCCTATGAGCGCTCTATGATGTCAGCCTATGAGCGCTCTATGATGTCCCCTATGGCTGAGCGCTCTATGATGTCAGCTTACGAACGCTCTATGATGTCAGCTTACGAGCGCTCCATGATGTCCCCGATGGCTGACCGATCTATGATGTCCATGGGTGCTGACCGCTCTATGATGTCGTCATACTCCGCTGCTGACCGGTCTATGATGTCATCGTACTCTGCAGCTGACCGATCTATGATGTCATCTTATGCTGCTGATCGCTCAATGATGTCTATGGCAGCTGATTCTTACACCGATTCTTACACTGATACATACACAGAGGCATATATGGTACCACCTTTGCCTCCTGAAGAGCCTCCAACAATGCCACCATTGCCACCTGAGGAGCCACCAATGACACCACCACTGCCTCCTGAGGAACCCCCAGAGGGTCCAACATTATCCACTGAGCAGTCAGCATTAACAGCTGAAAATACTTGGCCTACTGAGGTGCCAGCATTACCTCCTGAAGAATCTGTATCGCTGCCTGAAACTGTGAGTCAAAATGAGATTTCAGAGCCTTCAGCATTGCTTGCTAATTATTCAGTGTCAGCATCAGAGCCTTCAGTTTTAACATCAGAGGCTGCTGTCACTGCCCCAGAACCACCACTAGAGCCAGAGTCTTCAGTTATGTCAACACCTGCAGAGTCTGCTGTAGCAACAGAAGAGCATGAAATTGTTCCAGAGAGACCAGTGACTTATATATCTGAAAATTCCATGTTAGCTGAACCATCTATGTTAACATCAGAGCCTACTATTATGTCAGAAACAGCAGAAACCTTTGATTCCATGAGAGCTTCAGGACATACTGCCTCAGAGGTATCTATATCCCTGATGGAGCCAGCAGTAACTATTCCAGAGCCATCGCAGCAGAGCACCCTAGAGCTACCAGCCATGGCTGTCTCAGAGCTGCCAGTCATGGCAGTCCCTGAGCCATTAGCCGTGGCTGTTCCAGCCCCTGCAGTCATGGCTGTCCCAGAGCTCCCAGCTGTGGTTGTCGCAGAACACCCGGCTGTGGCTGTCCCAGAGTACCCGGCTGTGGCTGTCCCAGAGTACCCGGCTGTGGCTGTCCTGGACCCACCAGCTGAGTCTCTCTTGGAGCCCATGGCATTGGCTGAGCCAGAGCACGTTACTATTCCTGTGCCACATGTTTCTGCCCTGGAGCCTACTGTGCCTGGCCTGGAACCCACAGTGTCAGTCCTTCAGCCTAATGTGATTGTTTCAGAACCATCTGTTTCTGTCCAAGAATCCACTGTGACAGTTTTAGAGTCTGCTGTCACTATTTCACAGCAGACTCAAGTAATATCAACTGAGACAGTTTTAGAGTCTACACCAATGATACTGGAGTCTAGTGTTATAAAAGGAATGAATTTACTATCTGGAGATCAAAGTCTTGCTCCAGAGATTGGCACGCAGGAGATTCCCATGCATTCAAATGAAGAGTCACATGCTGAAGGACATCAGAAGAATGACCCTTTTGAAAGTGAACTTGGTATAAATATAGACAATATAAATAATCATTTAATTGCTAAAGAGATGGAATATAATGCAGTGTCTGCTGTCATCACTGGTGCTGTTGGTGAAATTGGTGAAGAGAAAATTTTGCCCATCAGTGAGACTAAACAATGCACAGTATTGGATACCTGCCCTAGTGTTAGTGAAGCTGATATAGGAGAAACTCTGTCTTCTACTGGTCCTCTTGCTCCTGAACCTGATGCAATGGGAACAAGTATGGGTATTGAACTTGGCGTAGCATCTGCTTTCAGTTCAATTAGTAAATATGATGTTGAAGTATCTTTAACTACTCAAGATACTGAACATGACATGGTAATTTCCACCAGCCCCAGTGGTGGTAGTGAAGCTGACATAGAGGGACCTTTGCCTGCTAAAGACATTCATCTTGATTTACCATCTAATTTTATTACTAAAGATGCAGAAGGACCATTACCTGTAGAAGAGAGTGACCAGACATTAGCAGTTGCTCTCAGCCCTAAAGAAAGTagtggagaaaataaagaagtacCTCTCCCTACTAAAGAGATACTGTTTGATTCAGGATTTTCTGCCAATATTGATGATATTAACGAAGCAGATTTAGTGAGACCATTACTTCCTAAGGACATGGAACGACTTACAAGCCTTAGAGCTGGTATTGAAGGACCTTTACTTGCAAGTGACGTTGAACGTGACAAATCTACTGCTAGTCCAGTTGTAATTAGTATACCAGAAAGAGCTTCAGAGTCTTCTTCAGAAGAAAAAGATGATTATGAAATTTTTGTAAAAGTTAAGGACACAcatgaaaaaagcaagaaaaataaaaaccgtGACAAaggtgagaaagagaagaaaagagactcTTCGTTAAGATCTCGAAGTAAACGTTCCAAGTCTTCTGAACACAAGTCACGCAAGCGTACCAGTGAATCTCGTTCTAGGGCAAGGAAGAGATCGTCTAAGTCCAAGTCTCGTCGCTCTCAAACACGTTCACGGTCACGTTCAAGAcgcaggaggaggagcagcagatCAAGGTCCAAGTCTAGAGGAAGGCGATCTGTATCAAAAGAGAAACGCAAAAGAtctccaaagcacagatccaagtccagggaaagaaaaagaaaaagatcaagtTCCAGGGATAACCGTAAAACAGTTAGAGCTAGAAGCCGCACCCCAAGTCGTCGGAGTCGGAGTCACACACCAAGTCGTCGAAGAAGGTCTAGATCTGTGGGGAGAAGGAGCTTCAGCATTTCCCCAAGCCGACGGAGCCGCACCCCGAGCCGACGGAGCCGCACCCCGAGCCGACGGAGCCGCACCCCGAGCCGACGGAGCCGCACCCCGAGCCGACGGAGTCGTACCCCGAGCCGACGGAGCCGCACCCCGAGCCGGCGGCGAAGATCAAGATCTGTGGTAAGAAGACGAAGCTTCAGCATATCACCAGTCAGGTTAAGGCGATCACGAACACCCTTGAGAAGAAGGTTTAGCAGATCACCCATCCGTCGTAAAAGATCCAGGTCTTCTGAAAGAGGCAGATCACCTAAACGTCTGACAGATTTGA ATAAGGCTCAGTTACTTGAAATAGCCAAAGCTAATGCAGCTGCAATGTGTGCTAAGGCTGGTGTTCCTTTACCaccaaacctaaagcctgcaccTCCACCTACAATGGAAGAAAAAGTTGCTAAAAAGTCAGGAGGAGCTACTATAGAAGAACTAACCGAG TTTTAG